From one Deltaproteobacteria bacterium genomic stretch:
- a CDS encoding zinc metallopeptidase, which translates to MRWREGRRSQNVEDRRGAGMPLGGGGLRIGGGGMILLLLVLWLLGADPMALLGMLAGGGGGGDLTQVDPGGYAGGAPAPQAGGAGDEQAEFVSVVLADTEDTWGEIFAASGQAYQPPRLVLFTDVVRSACGMAQAAMGPFYCPLDQKVYIDLGFYRDLRQRFRAPGDFAQAYVIAHEVGHHVQTLLGISQQVQKQRERVSPEMGNQLSVRLELQADCLAGVWAHHADRTRQILEQGDVEEGLNAAAAIGDDRIQRQTQGTVVPESFTHGSSAQRVTWFRRGLETGDMEACDTFSAGAS; encoded by the coding sequence ATGCGGTGGCGTGAGGGACGGCGCAGCCAGAACGTCGAGGACCGGCGCGGCGCGGGGATGCCGTTGGGCGGCGGCGGGCTCCGGATCGGGGGCGGCGGGATGATCCTGCTGCTGCTCGTCCTGTGGCTGCTCGGCGCGGATCCGATGGCGCTGCTCGGGATGCTGGCCGGCGGCGGCGGCGGTGGTGACCTCACGCAGGTGGATCCGGGCGGCTACGCGGGCGGGGCGCCGGCGCCCCAGGCGGGCGGAGCCGGTGACGAGCAGGCCGAGTTCGTCTCGGTCGTGCTGGCCGACACCGAGGACACCTGGGGCGAGATCTTCGCGGCGTCGGGCCAGGCGTACCAGCCGCCGCGTCTCGTGCTCTTCACCGACGTCGTGCGCTCGGCCTGCGGGATGGCGCAGGCGGCGATGGGCCCCTTCTACTGCCCGCTCGACCAGAAGGTCTACATCGACCTCGGCTTCTACCGCGACCTCCGGCAGCGCTTCCGCGCGCCCGGCGACTTCGCCCAGGCCTACGTGATCGCCCACGAGGTGGGGCACCACGTCCAGACCCTGCTCGGGATCTCCCAGCAGGTGCAGAAGCAACGCGAGCGGGTGTCGCCGGAGATGGGCAACCAGCTCTCGGTCCGGCTCGAGCTGCAGGCCGACTGCCTGGCCGGCGTCTGGGCCCATCACGCCGATCGCACGCGCCAGATCCTCGAGCAGGGCGACGTCGAGGAAGGCCTGAACGCCGCGGCCGCGATCGGCGACGACCGCATCCAGCGCCAGACCCAGGGCACGGTGGTCCCCGAGTCGTTCACCCACGGCAGCTCGGCACAGCGCGTCACCTGGTTCCGGCGCGGACTCGAGACCGGGGACATGGAGGCCTGCGACACCTTCTCGGCCGGAGCGAGCTGA